The Poecilia reticulata strain Guanapo linkage group LG4, Guppy_female_1.0+MT, whole genome shotgun sequence genomic interval aatcgttaagtcacgattaatcacaattaatcgtttcagcacCAGAACCTGgacaaaagtacttggtaagatttatgTTGGTAAACAAACTTTGATGCCCCTGTAGTCGTTTTGTAAACGTcaataaagattaaaatcaaTAACTGAGCAGAGAAATCGATttattacagataaaaaaatccCACTAACCGGTCACATGATTTGGTCACATGGTTTGgcacagtaaaaagaaaacggagAAAACCCGGTGACATGACACTGAGCCAATCAGCAGACACCAGTTGTGATGCCACCAATAGTGGGAGGGGCTCAGATTGTCTCTGATGAAGGCACTTACCCAGAATCCTTTGCTACAAACAAAGAGAAGGGCAGGAGGAGCGAGGCGGACGAGTCGCCCAACAAACCCagttaattatttataaaaccagCAACGTGGGTGGGGCGTTTGAGTTCATCAGTTCTTTGTGTCCCCCCGCCCCTCCCTTCTGCagaggggtcaaaggtcacccaGCAGCAGATGACTGATTGGTCCCAGGATgggaggaggcggagcttctACATGGCGGCCGTGTCGATCTGAACGTACAGCTGTCTGACGCcgacctgcagaggaaaccaaCGTTAGGAACTGGTTCCACGCTCAGTCTGAACTGAATCGTTCATGTTCAAAGTTCTTTTGATGCTAGCTTAATGCAGGCTAGTTGCTCATTTTGGAAATCAAATCTTGAAGgttacattttgaaaagtaaagCGGCTGGCTTACAGACGGCGAGCGGGGTTCTGCCGAGCGGCTAGAAGTAGCAAATACCCTAAATGCAACAGATGAAACCTCACTTTGCCACAGAGATTAGCTTAAGAGAAAACCAGAGATCTGGGTCACAATGGCTCTGAAAGCGGGTAAATGTAAAGAACCagctaatatttaaaatacagaaattataACAGATGGAGGTTTGAACcgttttatgaataaaagacTTTTAAATTCCAGCAGGTTGATTATTATTCAAccaatgtaaaaacaaaactcagtttgtttttgagcaaccattgctttttttatcattgtgtTTCAACTACAGTCCAATGAGCTCTAAACTCGGTTTTCagttaaaatttaatttcaacGTGTATTTTTGAACAACCACTGGTTTTCATCCTGCTGTGTATCAAACTTCTTACTGTAGTTTTTATCACCTGATCACAGTAAAATATTCTACTATGATTAATTCAATCATTATATATGCTGTAATCTGAAGTAACTATCAAAATACATCCACATAATTTaccagttttaaatttttatatattaattcTTGACACTAATAATTACTCATTTATGTTCCTTAGATGCCGAGTGTCGCTAAAAAGCTTCAAACCCAAAACTAGAAACAACTTTAGAAATGTTGGTCATGAGCCTGTTTTATTATATGTAGAAGATATTAGTaaacttaaatatgttttattacataatcTAGCTCAGGGTTGAGATTATTTACTGAGTTAATCTGCTAAATTCATCAACTTCTGCTTCGATGATTCACATGTAGTTCACACTCAACCACCAGATGGTATCAAACTGCTTCTAATATCTTTAGAGGCAGATGTGAAAACCAACATTTGGAGCATTCATGCACCCCTTAGCTGCATCTTCAGTTAAACAGGTGTGCAGCTAATTAGCTTCCCTCGTCCAGAAGCTTTTATACTTTCAGCTTGAGCTGCAGAGGAGGCAGCTAGCTAACCTAGCTAACTGAGCTAACCGAACCTAGCTAACCTAGCTAGCAGAGAGGACACACGTAATGCAGTGTGCCTGAAGTTTAGCATGAAGGACTTAATTAACAACATGCAGAGGTTACtttattaaaatctgttaaaatgtgtaaatttaaGTGAACTTGTTCAGATTAAACGGATCTGAGTGAACTGAACCGGTTTCTCCTGGTTCCTCGGAGCAGAACTCCAGCCGCTGCAGGTGCTGGACTCGTGTTCGGGTACCTGAGTGAAGATGTTGTGCGTCTGGCTGAGGATCCAGCGGGTGTCTGCGTCCGGCGCCACCAGCAGCTTTAACGTCCCGATGTAAACGTCCGTGCACAGCGTCCAGAAGTGAGGCTCCTGCAGGTTGTAGActccctgcagctgctgcacctGAACGCGTAAAACCAGGAATTAGACACGTCCGTAATCCGGATCGATAGCTGGAAGAAGAACTGAACAGGTGGGCTTGAGTGGGCGGGGCTTATCGCCAGGTACGAACCCTCTGGTAGCATTCTGGCAGGGCGTTGTCGAGCGACGGCGGCGTTCTCTGCATCAGGATCCCGATGGACTCCTTCAGCAGCGGCACCACActgagggtcagaggtcaggatgAGAATCGATAAGGATTTACCAATTGCATTATCAATATCACTTATCAATTCTCCGAGTTAGgaaataaattcttaaattaaaaaacggCCCCATGTGCGGCAGCGTTCTTGGCAGAAGACGCTCAGAGTGCTGCTTCTGCGACGCCATCTTGGatattttccaaatcaaaaaGCGGAGCTTATAAAATACGTCATCATGCAAATACGGTTTCACATTATTGGAACCGATAAGCAGAATCGTTAGGATCAACGATTTGAAGAATTGAACTACTGATGATTCCCGTACTGACtagtcagaggtcagaggtcagggcacatcacaaaaatacattaaaacggATGGAAACAGAATCTCCAGGCTTTCAGCTGGAGTTCAGTCCGACTTTCTCCACATCTGCAGGCGTTTAGCACCGCGGTGACTCCGACTTTCCAGCTGCGGAAACCTGATCTCTGCGGTCGGGTGAAGGCCTCCGGGCCGACCACAGCTCCGCTCTGCCGAGTCCTGAAATATGCGGCTCCGTCAGACTGCATCACGGCGGCTCGATTTATCGCCGACTCTTCGGAGAAACCCGACCGCTGGTCAGGAGACGGAGCACGGCTCCAGGACGGCCATTAACCGCGCGCTGAGCGTTCCTTACATTAGTGGAAACCAGCCTCCATCGCCGCCATCAGGGCTTGGATTGATTTTCATGCTTTCAGGTCTGAGGAATGAGTCTGCAGAGCTGAAACCTGAGAGGAAACCCATCAGCATGTGTTTTCATCTGCAGAGTAAACTCTGTaaactcttcttctgctgttttaaaacacatccaacctgcagcagaacaaacaaAGTTTGCTCCTTCGTCTTTGCTGAAGTTCTGTAGAAGCTACAATGTTGAGGCGGTTCAATGTTTCCTTCAAACCCGTTGGGGCTTCTTCCATTCGTCGCCTTCAGAGGTAGAGCGTTGGTTGGTTTTATGGATCCTCCAGAAcgtttttaaagtgaaaccCTTTACGTGGTTTAAGTCCTGCTCACATCATCTCAGTCTGGAGGCAGAGCTTCAAAATCCTTTGCTTGAAAGGCGACACATTATGATGGAGCCATAAATCTGTGGCCTACACAAAACACATCTGTCCAGTTCTGCTGTGAGGACAAGCCGTTTaaggcgtcttgtcactttaaatctaaacgagctgctggccacgccccccaactcaacgtttataCATGAAAATAGTTGCGCAATTATTCAACTGTACATcgttgaaaagcagaagtggagcctcctgcataaCCAGGACgaaagcagcaagtggtttctggatggtcaacaacaaaacgtgttttccagcagccattgtacagtgcatacagcaGATGCTGTATGAATGTGTCTCAATTGGGAGGTTTTaaaaacggctcattttccagatacaaaaaaaactttaacttattgccaaaaaatgagtttttttaaatcactgattgtttttagaagcagtaaaatacaaacacacacctgtgtTTGCACCTGTTGGCCTAACAGGTCCAGGTATGTTTGAAACCAGTCAGCTGTTGAGTTTACGGGATGAATGATTTGCTTATAGCGGTGCTTTTAAGAAGGgagccaccagagggcgctaacacaaacaaaaggtttaatacatttttaaattataattttttattatgaagtcaACTCTGTTTTTCAAATagtattataaaataaaagctacaatAACTGATTTGACTTGTTCTTTCTGACCGGCTCATCAAGCTagcatgaaacatttctgtcaaaaatgcAAAACCCTTAAAAACCCGTTAAAATCAGACGGTATTTATGCTAAATGGATGAAATAATGACTGAATAAAGTTCATGTTTACATATTATTAGTGTCGTGTTTGGGTTTTATCAGAAGTAAGGCTGTTGGGAAGCTTTCggttaaaacaaataaagtttggATGGAGTTAAAATTCAAACTGAGGAGGAAACCTGAGGATGTTTGTGCTGCTCAGGCGTTTTATAGATTTATTAATTATCCGTCTTCAGAGATTAATTTGATCGATATCTCGGCTTGGTTGGCGAAGTCGTCGTCCTGCCGCTAACGAAGCTCCGGTGGCCAATAAAGAGAATCTATCGATCATTTTACACCCAGCAGGCGATCAATAAACTGGATCTTTGGGGAATTTGAGGTcaacagtttttaacatttggtTTTAACAGGAAGAAGTTTCAGGTTGATTATTGATCATTGGAGCCATTAGAGGTTAAAACTAGAAGATCCACAGATTATTTAACATTAGCATTTATGCATGATAAAAAACGATTCCACTGAATTTTAGATTTACTCAGAGAGATCAGgtgaaaatatggaaaaaccacaaactgGACAGAAGGAAGAACAACTGGACAGAACAATCAGGGGACGGACCAGCGACCCGGACCAATGATGGACAGGAACACAGCTCTGTGAGTCTTTTCTTCAGCCAAAAGCTTCTGAGTGAAACTTTATAAATGTGGATGTTTAACCTGTAGAGCAGAGtttcccagccctggtcctcCAGGCTCACCGTCCTGCAGGTTCAGGGCCCCAAGGTGGGTCCTGGAGGCTTCAGGgccccaaagtgggtcctggaggcccggcatcctgcaggtttcagggccccaaagtgggtcctggagccCTGGCATCCTGCAGGTTTCAGGgccccaaagtgggtcctggaggcccggcNNNNNNNNNNNNNNNNNNNNNNNNNNNNNNNNNNNNNNNNNNNNNNNNNNNNNNNNNNNNNNNNNNNNNNNNNNNNNNNNNNNNNNNNNNNNNNNNNNNNNNNNNNNNNNNNNNNNNNNNNNNNNNNNNNNNNNNNNNNNNNNNNNNNNNNNNNNNNNNNNNNNNNNNNNNNNNNNNNNNNNNNNNNNNNNNNNNNNNNNNNNNNNNNNNNNNNNNNNNNNNNNNNNNNNNNNNNNNNNNNNNNNNNNNNNNNNNNNNNNNNNNNNNNNNNNNNNNNNNNNNNNNNNNNNNNNNNNNNNNNNNNNNNNNNNNNNNNNNNNNNNNNNNNNNNNNNNNNNNNNNNNNNNNNNNNNNNNNNNNNNNNNNNNNNNNNNNNNNNNNNNNNNNNNNNNNNNNNNNNNNNNNNNNNNNNNNNNNNNNNNNNNNNNNNNNNNNNNNNNNNNNNNNNNNNNNNNNNNNNNNNNNNNNNNNNNNNNNNNNNNNNNNNNNNNNNNNNNNNNNNNNNNNNNNNNNNNNNNNNNNNNNNNNNNNNNNNNNNNNNNNNNNNNNNNNNNNNNNNNNNNNNNNNNNNNNNNNNNNNNNNNNNNNNNNNNNNNNNNNNNNNNNNNNNNNNNNNNNNNNNNNNNNNNNNNNNNNNNNNNNNNNNNNNNNNNNNNNNNNNNNNNNNNNNNNNNNNNNNNNNNNNNNNNNNNNNNNNNNNNNNNNNNNNNNNNNNNNNNNNNNNNNNNNNNNNNNNNNNNNNNNNNNNNNNNNNNNNNNNNNNNNNNNNNNNNNNNNNNNNNNNNNNNNNNNNNNNNNNNNNNNNNNNNNNNNNNNNNNNNNNNNNNNNNNNNNNNNNNNNNNNNNNNNNNNNNNNNNNNNNNNNNNNNNNNNNNNNNNNNNNNNNNNNNNNNNNNNNNNNNNNNNNNNNNNNNNNNNNNNNNNNNNNNNNNNNNNNNNNNNNNNNNNNNNNNNNNNNNNNNNNNNTCCTGCAGGTTTCAGGgccccaaagtgggtcctggaggcccggcgtCCTGCAGGTTTCAGGgccccaaagtgggtcctggaggcccggcatcctgcaggtttcagggccccaaagtgggtcctggaggcccggcgtcctgcaggtttcaggtttccctgctttaatgttCCTGATTCAACGGATTCAATAAACGCCTGTTTATCAGTCATCGATTGAAATCTCTGGGCTGAAGGAAGGAAACACCTACAACATGCCCAGTTGGAAACTCGGCTCCAGAAACCGGAGCTTCAGAAATCCTGTTTTCATTCTCCAGCTTCCAGATGATCAACATCTGGAAGATCAAAGTCCAGAGTGAAGGAGCCCTGAGGGACGCCGGCCTGTGGTTCCTCAGGTTCCCTCCGAGTCTCCGGGAATTTCAGCTCAAcgtttaaaacaaaccaaagcagcagcttcccctctgaacaggaagtgacctcacTCCATTGTTCCCCTTCACCTCATCGCAACAAGACTCTGGCAGCTCAGAGAGCCGATTGGTTCCCTGCGGAGGCTCCGCCCACCTGTCGGCTCACCTGACGCCGATGAGGAGGGCGATCAGCATGGAGCAGATGGGGTCGGCGATCATCAGGTCGTACTTCTGCATCAGGAGGGCGGAGATGATGACGCCGATGCTGCCCAGAGTGTCGGCGATGATGTGGAGGAGGACGCCTGCGAAGCAAGACGCAGGTTTTACACACAATTTAAATAACCAGGGCTGGAATAATTAATCAGACTAATTgtcattaattgattattggATAATTGTCAACTactttagtaatcgattaatcattaactggagaaGAGAGACTCTAAAAAAGACCAAATTTTTGAAGGAACAACAAATTTTAAGCAGTAATTAGACAAAAAtcgtgcaaaaaatatataaatacattttacgtTCAACAAAAATATCCCACCCAGATTTCCTCCAGAGGGAGTTTTAGCTCCACCTGTAAAAATAACCTTCACTAAAGCTCCTCTTGCTTTCCAACTATTAAAtctgtaaacaaacaataatcaacagatcagctcTGAACGGCCTTCATAAGTCAAGCAGGAAAGGCTGAAATTTTCCCATGttcagctgcagatgcatctgTTGTTTCAAATAATTCACCAACGGATTCTGTTACtgcatgaaatgtgtttttattgtttaacacaggaattaaatgtgttaattggcatcttttaatgtatttctaatattgtataaaatgacTTTAGTGATCAAGTTTGCAGAAAGAGCAATTATTTTAATGGTCAGaatatccgattaatcgtcagaatatccgattaatcgtcagaataaccGACGAATCGTCAGaatatccgattaatcgtcagattatccgattaatcgtcagaWTAWCCGAYKAATCGTCAGAATAWCCGATTAATCGYCAGAWTATCCGATKAATCGTCAGAATARCYGAYKAATCGTCAGAWtatccgattaatcgtcagattatccgattaatcgtcagattAWCCGATYAATCGTCAGAATAACCGATTAATCGCCAGAATATCCGATGAATCGTCAGAATagctgattaatcatcagattatccgattaatcgtcagattatccgattaatcgtcagaataaccGATGAATCGTCAGaatatccgattaatcgtcagaataaatCAATAGAGTAACCAATAAAATAGCTGCCAGTTGCAGCCCTGGTTCTATCCGATGCTCTGAACTGAATTAAACCAGCAGCAGGATCCGTCTCATGTTTACTGAAGCCACAGGCTGAGAGGGAATATTCTCGTCttaaatggtttgtttttattcaccgTTGGCAgaaaatcattataattaagataaataaaGGTGCTAAAACCTTTGTCCCATTAGTCTAGATAATGTTTGGCTTGTTgagtaaattagttttattgaaTGGGTTGGATACGTCTAGCTCTGAATCTGTTCGTCACTCTGAATTTCCCCAGTGAGGAACAATGAAgggcaaaaacaataaaaacaggaaatctgaGCAGCTTCTCGGTTTAAACCAACAAACCATCTTTGTTCTGCTTGTCAAGAagatactttaaaataaactcgGGTCAAACATCCAACTGCTGCAGCTCCAACCAGCAGTGTGGTGTGagagcgccccctggtggcgaaACCAAGCAGTTTGAAACCAGATTGCATGAAGGTTTTTCCTCAAACTTTGGTCTGTTTGCAAGCGGAGAGAATTATGACCCAGGACAGCgtctctggttctgatggcGGATTCTCTACAGGCTGAAAACTAAA includes:
- the slc30a7 gene encoding zinc transporter 7, whose product is MLPLSIKDDEYKPAKFNLLVKLSGWFRSILADKTSRNLFFFLCLNLSFAFVELTYGIWSNRGRSHTTLLPWLFKLCVKPASCFAGVLLHIIADTLGSIGVIISALLMQKYDLMIADPICSMLIALLIGVSVVPLLKESIGILMQRTPPSLDNALPECYQRVQQLQGVYNLQEPHFWTLCTDVYIGTLKLLVAPDADTRWILSQTHNIFTQVGVRQLYVQIDTAAM